A window of Candidatus Dormiibacterota bacterium genomic DNA:
GAAGCGCTTCGCCACCGCCGAGTGGGCGCCGCTGCCGCGCTTCGCGGCGATCTCCCTCACCGGCGCCGACTGCGCCCTGCAGTGCAACCACTGCAAGGCCAAGGTGCTGGAGACGATGTACCCGGCGCGCCGCCCCGACGAGCTCTGGGAGCTGGCGCAGCGGCTCCACGCCCGCGGCACCCGGGGCGCGCTGATCACGGGCGGCTCGGCGCGCAACGGCACCGTGCCCTTCCTGCCCCACCTGCCGGTGATCCGAAGGCTGCGCGAGGAGCTGGGCTGGCGGATCGTCGTCCACTCCGGGGTCGCCGACGACCGCCTGGTCGAGGGCTTCGCCACCGCCGGCGTCGATGGCGTGCTCGTCGACGTGCCCCCGTCGGCGGCGGCGGTGCGCGAGGTGCTCAACCTCCCGCTCGAGCCGGAGCACTTCCTGCGGATGATCGACCGGCTGGTGGAGCGCGGGGTGCGGGTGACCCCGCACGTCGTCCTCGGCATGCACGGCGGCCGCATCGACGGCGAGGCCGAGGTGCTCGACCGCCTCACCGAGTCGGGGATCGCGGCGCTGATCATGGTGGTGCTGATGCCGCTG
This region includes:
- a CDS encoding radical SAM protein — its product is MTATAAPPLIDAADLAGGWEIGRRHGSRMKFYAPALKRFATAEWAPLPRFAAISLTGADCALQCNHCKAKVLETMYPARRPDELWELAQRLHARGTRGALITGGSARNGTVPFLPHLPVIRRLREELGWRIVVHSGVADDRLVEGFATAGVDGVLVDVPPSAAAVREVLNLPLEPEHFLRMIDRLVERGVRVTPHVVLGMHGGRIDGEAEVLDRLTESGIAALIMVVLMPLPGTPLAAVRPPGPDELAPLFVRARRGFADIPVVLGCARPGGPHKAMTDRLAILAGFNGIAYPADGIVGLAADLGLVPELHEVCCSLYDVET